The following coding sequences lie in one Cannabis sativa cultivar Pink pepper isolate KNU-18-1 chromosome 5, ASM2916894v1, whole genome shotgun sequence genomic window:
- the LOC115715931 gene encoding coniferyl alcohol acyltransferase, which translates to MEVERTPATKESKYEVSFTKKHIVKALNISSLPKSSILTLSNLDLLSGRFPVTYFYFYQNSLGNNTFSINKLKSSLAITLEHYYPFAGRIVQNPFTSEPQIICDNSGALIVEAEANIPLKMLDFYNLNESLEGKLVSIVPDFPLQIQVTHYTCGGISITFTFDHALGDASAFGKFLLSWSQIAQNKPMPCTPNHKRNLFARNPPTYHPSLDQKFVKCTMEEITNIPTPKVLLKRLYYIHVSSIDWLQSLASKGSKEQYTKIEAFSAYVWKIMVKAIDKSHVMCKMGWLVDGRERMCVGGENNSMSNYIGNVLSVGFGEARVDELRHGSIQTISGKVHEAISKVTNEAHFRDLIDWIESHRPGLMLSRDILGQGGPAIVLSSGRRFPVAELDFGFGSPVLGTVCSTVKKIGVAYMNQRPSATGDGSWTVSAILWPEFASVLESDPIFQPMTSRLLHLF; encoded by the coding sequence atggaaGTTGAGAGGACTCCAGCTACTAAAGAAAGCAAATATGAGGTAAGTTTCACCAAGAAACACATTGTGAAAGCATTAAATATTTCCTCATTACCAAAATCAAGCATCTTAACCCTTTCCAATTTAGATTTACTCTCTGGTCGATTTCCCGTAACATACTTCTATTTCTATCAAAACTCACTTGGGAATAACACTTTCTCTATAAACAAGCTCAAAAGCTCTCTAGCTATTACTCTTGAGCACTATTATCCCTTCGCTGGTCGAATTGTTCAAAATCCATTTACTAGTGAGCCTCAAATCATATGTGATAATTCTGGTGCTCTTATTGTGGAAGCTGAAGCTAATATTCCATTAAAAATGTTGGATTTCTACAATCTAAATGAGTCTCTTGAAGGAAAACTAGTTTCAATCGTTCCTGACTTCCCTCTCCAAATCCAAGTTACACACTATACATGTGGAGGCATTTCTATTACATTTACTTTTGACCATGCCTTAGGTGATGCTTCTGCCTTTGGTAAGTTTCTTCTCTCATGGTCCCAAATAGCTCAAAATAAGCCCATGCCATGCACACCAAACCACAAGAGGAACCTCTTTGCACGTAACCCTCCAACTTATCACCCTTCTTTAGACCAAAAGTTTGTCAAGTGTACCATGGAAGAAATTACAAACATACCAACTccaaaagttttgctaaagagaCTCTATTATATCCACGTGTCGAGCATTGATTGGCTGCAAAGTCTCGCAAGCAAAGGCAGTAAGGAGCAGTACACGAAAATAGAGGCATTCTCGGCCTACGTGTGGAAAATTATGGTCAAAGCTATTGACAAAAGCCATGTTATGTGCAAGATGGGTTGGTTGGTTGATGGACGTGAAAGAATGTGTGTTGGTGGAGAGAATAATTCAATGTCAAATTACATAGGGAATGTGCTTTCAGTGGGTTTTGGAGAAGCAAGAGTTGATGAGTTGAGGCATGGTTCCATACAAACCATTTCTGGAAAGGTCCACGAGGCCATTTCGAAAGTGACTAACGAGGCCCATTTCAGGGACTTGATTGATTGGATCGAGAGTCATAGGCCTGGGCTGATGTTATCAAGAGATATATTGGGCCAGGGAGGCCCTGCTATAGTTTTATCTTCAGGAAGAAGGTTCCCGGTTGCTGAATTGGACTTTGGGTTCGGTAGTCCAGTTCTGGGAACAGTGTGCTCCACAGTTAAGAAGATTGGAGTTGCTTATATGAACCAAAGGCCTAGTGCCACTGGAGATGGCTCCTGGACTGTATCCGCCATCCTATGGCCGGAATTCGCCTCTGTCTTGGAGTCGGATCCAATATTTCAACCAATGACTAGTCGGCTTCTTCACTTGTTCTAA